From the Callithrix jacchus isolate 240 chromosome 22, calJac240_pri, whole genome shotgun sequence genome, the window GCCACGTTTGCTGAGGCGGCCCCCCCATGCCCTCCCGGCCCTCGGAGCTGGCACTCACCCCCTGGACCCAGGGGTGCTGCAGGACTTGGGCAGCGCTCAGCCTCTGCTTGGCATCGCGGACGAGCAGCTTGGAGATAAGGTCTTTGGCGGCGCAGGAGATGTGGGCCCAGTCCTTGTCCGGGAACTCATACTTGCCCTCCTGGATGCTCTCAAACAGCATGTTCTGGGGGCAGAGAACACGGGGGTCAGCTGCATGGCCAAGGGCATCCACGGTAAACCTGGACTGCGGGAGGGGGGCTTAGACCTGCCCCGGGGGCCGGGATACTGAGGGCTGACACACGGCTCCATCAGAACACAACTACTGAGACCTTAGACCACGCATGCGGGGGCAGAGGAGACTGGGAGCTGAACCTGGAGAATCAGCTCTACCCAGTGGACCTGGATTCAAAAAGGCAGCCATGGGGGACCTGGTTCCAGGGGTCACAGACCAGAGATACTGAGCCTGATCCCCCCCAAACCAGGGACCTCACTCCACCTTCTCAGATGTCTCAACCCTGTCTGGCTTTTCCCTTGGGCAAGCAAAGCTGAAAAGTCATCCAGACGCTAGAGAACAAGGCGGCACTGCCCTGCGGTTGGCATCAGGGAGGAGGGCGCACAGGGCAGGTCCCCGGGGGTGTGGGGGTGCACAGGGCAGGTCCCGGGGTACGGGGCGCACAAAGCTGGACTCCCGGGGTTAGGGGGTGCACAGCCCCGGTTCCTGGGGTGGTCAGGGGGCAGGTCCCGTGTGTTAGTGGCTGCGCAGGGCAGGCCCGGGGGGGAAGAGTGCGCCGGCCGCCGCACCTGGCAGGCAGGGCAGGCCTCGCCGCGGTCCCAGCCGCAGTCGCTGCCGCAGCGGCCCACAAAGGGGGGGTAGCCGCTGAGCAGGATGTACAGGATGACACCCAGGCTCCACAGGTCGCAGCGCTTGTCGTAGATGCTGGCCTCCTCGCTGAAGGCCTCCACCACCTCCGGGGCCATGTACTCCGCCGAGCCGCACTGCGGGCGGGGGAGGGGCGCATCAGCCGGGGCTTCCCGGCATCACGTGGGGCTCCAGCGCTGGTAACTGCGGGTCACCTGCGCGAGCAGCTCGGACCGCCCGACCAATCAGCGGCTGCCGGGAACGCGCCCCGCCCAATCAGCAGGTGCTGAGTTCGCCCGCAGCCCCGCCCCACCCGGCCAAACAGCGGCGGGTGCTGGCGCCTGCCCGAGGCCCCGCCCCGTCTCCCCACCCAGCCAATCAACGGCTGTTGCTAGGCGGAAGCCCGAGCCCCGCGGCCCCGGCTCCACAAGGTTACGCAACCGCAGGGCGGGCGGCCGCGCCCAGaccccgcccccggccccgccccgagGGCCTCACCGGGGTGAGCAGCTCCGGGGTGGAGATGGGGGAGCAGTCCCCGTTGAGTTTGATGCCGCTGCCCAGGTCGAAGTCACAGATCTTCACAGGGGAGACCTGCGAGGGGCCAAAGAGGACGTGAGCGGCCCCCCGCGGCCGCCCTCCCGCGGGCCGCCCTGCCCGAGCTGGCTACCTGGTTGGGGTGCTCACAGAGGATGTTTTCCGGCTTTAGGTCCCTGTGGGCGATGCCTGGGGGAGAAGCCACAGAACCACAGAGGGTGAGGGCTGGGGACCTGCCAGGAGTCCTTGGCAAGTGACCCTAGGGACCCCAGGGGGGCTCGCCACCCACCTTTGTTGTGCAGGAAGTCCAAGGCACTGGCCACGTCCTGCACCACCACGCTGGCCTCCAGCTCGTTGAAGTGCCGGCGCTTGTGGATGTGGCTCAGGATGGAGCCTGGGCAGGCAGGGGACATGCAGGTCACCGCCGAGTCCCCGCAAGGCCCGCACCCACCTCCACTGTGGCGGGGACACGCCCACACCGGCTTCCTCGGACCCAAAGGCCTCGCCCCGGAGCCAGTATTTATTTGGGCAGGACACTCAGACCCCACAAGCCCCCACCCCATAAGGACCCAGCTGGAAATAcctcccccagctccctccctccccgcagcCTGGAGCCCCCACGCTGGAGCCCCCACGTACCTCCCCGCATCTTCTCAAATACCAGGTAGAAGCGGTCCTCCTCCTCGAAGAACTCAATCAGCTCTAGAACGTTCCTGGGTAAGGGGGGGGGGGGGCAAGAGAGGAGCTCAGGCTTCCTGAAGTCCCTGGGTACCTGCTGCCCAGCCTAGGAGGGGGTCTGTCTGCCAGACTAGGACTGGGGTAATGGGCCCGCTTCACGCTGCCCACCTGGGGCTGCCAGCCAGCCTGCTTCAGGGAGGGGAACACAGGGCCTGGGAATCTGGGGTCCCTACAAATGCTTGCTGGGGTGATGTGGTGTTTAGGCTCAGACCCATGCCGTGGCAAGGGTGGGTCACCTACCTGTGTCCCTGGCACTGGTACAGCATCTCCACCTCCCGGAAAACCCTGCTCCGaatgtggcctggctgcttctcaATGATCTGAAATGGGCAGGGGACACGGCACCAGGGTGAGCAGGAGGCTCACTGGGCGGAGAGGGGCAGGCCAGAAACTCCACTACCAGGCCTGGAACTCACCACACTTAGGCCCTGCAACTTCAGAGAGCAAGGCTCACGCCTgccatcccagtactttgggaggctgaggcaggaggatcgcttgagcccaggagttttgagaccagcctgggcaacagagccagaccccatctcttcaaaatgctttttaagttagtagtgagctatgatggtaccactgtgctacagcctgggtgacagtgagatcctgtctctaatttaaaaaaaagagagagaaagcgagtcagggacaggaaagaaagaagaccggactcagtggctcaggcctgtcatcccagcactttgggaggccgagatgggcagctcctgaggtcaggagatcgagaccatcctggccaacacggtgaaactatgtctgctaaatatacaaacattagctgtaatgtttgcctgtaatcccagctactcaggaggctgacgcaggagagcagagactgcagcaagatcgcgtcactgcactccagcctggcgacagtgagactccattgcaaggaggaggagagaagaaggaagcagaggaagggagaagaaaggaagggagagagggagggaaggagggagggaaagagagagaaaagagagaaaagccagTGGGCCAGCTCTCTACCTGTGACCCTGACAGCTCTCAGAGACATACTTGGGACCTGTGACTTTTGCAAAATACCCCCATAAGACGTCAGGGTCCCCTGCCTTATGCGGCCACCCTCCGTGACCAAGAGACAGTCAGCTGTAGTTCTCTGTCCCCGGGAACTGGCTCCCATGTGACCCATAGAACTAGGGAGGCCTTGGGGCACCTGGCTGCCTGCCCACAAGGCCCCACCACTAAGTCCCGCTCCCCGGCTCTGTGCCAGCCTGGGCAGACACCTGCCTGCCGCCTCTGCTGGTGTCTGTTTCAGGCCCGCCCTGGTTGGCCGCCCCAGCCACTAGTGGGACCAGCCTCCCTGAGCCCCAGAGCCTCAGGAAGCCACCCCACTGCCCCCAGCAGCTCTAAGGACCAGAGGTTCCTGCCTGATCCAGCTGCTCCCGGCCACCTTCACACACACAGATGGGGTCAGGAGGCACCCACAGTTCCCCTGGCACCTGCTGGGACCCTCTCACTGGGCAGGTGGCTGCCTGCATGACCGCTCCGCCCCGGGTTCCCTGCCTGCTGTGGTagcctggtggtggtggtgggggacgTGGTCCACTCGAGCCCCTGGATCCCATCTCTGCCCTGTCCTGTGTCTATAGTGACCAACAAAACCACCCTAGGAAGGGCCAGGAGAACAACTGGACACCCCGGTGTCCTGAGATGCTACTGCTGACGGCGGAGCCCGACACGCACTGCAGATGGTTCTGGAGAAAACTCAACTCCAGCCAGGcgcggggctcacgcctgtaatcccagaactctgggaagccaaggcgggtggatcataaggtcatgagatcgagcatcctggtcaacatgatgaaaccccgtctctactaaaaatacaaaaattagctgggcatggtggcgcgtgcctgtaatcccagctactcgggaggctgaggcaggagaattgcctgaacccaggaggcggaggttgcggtgagccgagatcgcgccattgcactccagcctgggtaacaagagcgaaactccgtctcaaaaaaaaaaaacaaaaaaataaggttCATCCTGTGTGTTGGGTGGCCAGCTAGAACGCGGCTTCAGGAAGGGGAGCGCAGCCCCTCCTGGCAGAGAAGGGGCCTCTTCTGAGGTCCCAGCTTGGGGATCTGTATCCACCAGCAGCCTCGTGGCACCAGGCAACCCCAAGGAAGTGTCTGCCAGCAACAGGCACTGGCCCACTGAGGGCAGAGGGCCCACACCCTAGTCCCCATAGAATGAAACAACACTCCTCAAACCCACAGCGCCAGCGATTAGCCTGACTCACCCAGgacacctcctcctcccactgccaCCTGGCTGGACCAACTCCCGGATGTCAGTGACCAACAACACCTCCACCAGGAAGTCCCCCAGGCTCTCCAGATCCCAGCACTGACCACATGGGGTCAAGGCAGCAAGATAAGCAGGGAGGTGTCTCTGAGACACCAGTTAGGAGCCCCCAGAGACTACACAgtgtgactcagcctccctaagtcCCGGAGCCTCAGTGTCCCTATGTGTCAAACGAGGACAGGAAACAAGGCTGCCCGTGGGGCCACCTGGAGGGGCCGTGCTCAGAGGGACGCCTGCCGTGCAGAAATGCTGCGCAGGGGCCTAGTGCTCCTCCTGCACCATCGCCCTGGCCTGCTAGGGGCTCCCAGGAAGCAGGGACTATACTGTGTCTGTCCCCACCTGTTGCCCACGTGGTCCCAGCAACCGGTCAGCCCAGCCAGTGGCCTCCCCACCTGCCCTCTTCCTCTTCAGAGGAAGGCTCTGGCCTGGCCATCCACCAGGATCCACAGGCCCCTGGCCGGCCATGCTCGCCAGGGCACACCTGGCCCTCTTTCCCAGGCGGCCAGCCCTCCCAGGACCCCACCCAGCCTGGAAGCCGGGTGCCAGGTCACGAGGGAAGCCTGGAAGATCTCTTGGAACACAGGATCCAATGGCCCGGCCCACAAGGTCACAGGGTCAGCACCAGGGCCTCAACAGGCTcctaatcccagcccttcggCCACACCCTGGGTTTAGCAGCCAGCCTAGCCCCGGAGCTCTCACCGGCCTGCACCGAGGCTCCCCAGACACAAACCCCTCTGGGCCCTGGGACATGACACTGGGTTTTGATGCTTGTCATACAGCTGTCATGCACCCCCCAGGGACGACTCAGGAAGGAACTGCCCAGGGCACCCAGTGGTGACTGAGCCCCTGCTCTGGTACCAGATCTTTGGCCGCCTGGATATGGGGGGACAGAGGGGGTCACCTCTGCTGTCATTCCCGACTGGGCTCAGGGCCCAGTGGCCACTTTTAAACACTGGTTTTCCCAGCTGTAGGGTGCAGAGCCAAACGCcacaccctgcccccacccccacagcagGGATCCCGGGCACCGGGTCCCTGAGGATGTGACCGCAGGCCCACCTTGACAGCGTACTCCTGGCTGGTGATCAGGTTGATGCAGGTTTGCACACGGGCATGGGCGCCCTCCCCCAGCACATCCTCCTGCAGCTGGTAGACGTCTGTGGGGCAGCGGGGCGGGCGTGAGAGGGACCCTGactgctcccctcccccactcccccagTGCCCACCGCACCCGCTCACCTTCAAACCTGCCCGAGAAGCTGTCGGTGGCCCGGCCGCGCTTCTTCTTCTTGCCCCTCTTCTTGGCGTCCGGGATGTCGATGGGCTGGCTGGCCGGCATGTCTGTCCCAGGAGGCACGCCCAGGGGGCTCAGGACAGGGCCCTGGCTGGCCAGCCCCCACCCTCCTGCAGAAGTGGGCCACTGCCATGGCGGCGATGGAGGCTGCCCCGTGCCCTCCTCCCCCTCAGGCCCCTCACCAGGGCGGGCTGAGCACTGCAGGGCAAAGTCCGAGTCTCCGTGGTGGGCCTGGTCTAGAGAGAAGGCCAGCTCGAAGGGGTTCTGGCCctgcaggggagaggagaggagaggcccTCAGGCCCATCCATCCCTGCCCACCGGCAGGGAGACCCATTCCGCCAATGCCACAGCGTCCGGCTCACAAAGCCTGGGCTGAGCATTTTGAAAAAATCACCTCGGTCCCCTGCTCACAGGACACCAGGATCAACTCCCGATGGGGCAGGCGGCATAAACTGGGCCGGGGGGGAGATCCTGGGATTCACTTCCTCGCTGCCCCCCACACAGTGTGTGTgtagatttctttctctttttttaatttgtgttttgacAACATAGCAAGAGATCGAGTCTTGCTAAGTAACTCAAGCTGGTCTGGAGCccctggcctcggcctcccaaagtgctgggatcacaggcgtgaccCACATGCAGAAGGAGTGCGGCCTCCCAGCACCTCATCAAGGCCTGATCAGGGGAGGCACAGTCTCTCGGGGGCCCATGGAATCTGCTAACCTGGGAGGGTCTCCCCAGGGGTGATTCTGTCCTCCAGGGGACACTGGGTCATGCCTGGGGACATCTGTGTTTATGACTGGCTGGGGGCGCTCCTGACATGGAGTAGGAAGGAGCAGGACgctgctcagcaccctgcagtgCCCAGGATGGCCCCACCCCAGAGGAAGATGGGCCCCAATCTCCACAGGGCCGTGGGGaagccctcctcccacccacagcCCAGGGCCTTGGGGCCTTGGGGCCTCGGGGAAAGGGGTATATTTTGAGGAGGGGACAGACACAAGCTGATGGCTCTCGGGAACCCTGCCTCCATGCCAGGGTTGAGTCCCCATGGGGCCCCGGCCATGTCTTGCGCCTCTGTCTGCCTGTCCACAGAACAGGGACGCCTGACCTCTGGGTGGGTCACGGGGATCAAAGGCAGCGGAGCAGTGGGAGGGAGGTGAGTCACTGGGAGGGCTGCCAGCCTGGTGGCGGTGCCTACTTTCCCACGGCCTCCTGGGCCATCTCGGGGCAGCtgtcctccctgggcctcagtttccccccccACGtgaaatggcaccactgctgcctctccttcccctaagctcctcccctccctttgGCTCGGTGTCTGCGGCCGGCTGCAGGTAGGGGCTCTGCCCCATCAACTCTGCCTTCTGCCCCTCCCCAAGCCCAGGCCCCTGCACTTCTCCGCTTGTGTCGGGCGGCTGCCCGGCACACCTTCCCCCACCCGGCTCTGTGCATCTAACCCCCGCACCTGAGGCTCATCTGCCTCcagccaccccaccccacagTCACCAGTTACCGAGTCAGTCCACGCAGTGCTGGGGGCTCACAGGAGAGGCACCCACAGGCGGGAgtgtgccaggccctgcccaAGCCACATCCTGCCCTCTCCCATCTCAGTGTCAGCCACCCATGGAGGAAGCCCCTGGCACCCAACTAAGGAACCTGCTTCGGACCCTAAGggccaggatttaaacccaggctgCTGCACTGGGGCTGGGTCAAGAGACGACACAGCCGAGGATCCGTGGGCGCGACCCTGACCAGGGCAAGGAACCGTGCAGTTAGGGGAGCCTTTCCTGgccctgggaggggaaggtggccGGAACGCATATGGACGTGTCCGCCAGGCGAACCACCAGCATGGGGGCTGCCAGTCCCTTTGTGAGGGCCCAGACCTTTGAAGCTGGGGACCTGAGGCCAGGTCAGGTTCCTTGTATGACTGAGCTCTCTCTCAGCCTCGCCTGACCCGGTGGACCAGCTAGGAGGGGCCTGCAGACGTGGCAGGAGTCCCAGTCCCAGTGAGGATGCTGGGGGCTCTGGGCCAAGTCACTGCCCCTCTCTGGGCCCCAGACAACCTGAGTGGGGCTCTAACAGGAGGGTCGTTCAGCAGAAATGAGACTCTGGGGAGCCCATGGGAGACCCGAGGCCAGTACACGGGTGGAGGCCAGAGGGCAGAGTCTGGGAGGAGCCGAGAGCCAAGCAGCCGTCCTGACTCCTCACCCACCTGGCTAGGGCAGATAGCTGCCAGGAGaccaggaggagggaaggaagggaggctcCAACCAGCCCCCACGAGGAGTCAGCGTTCCCATACAGCTCTTGTCCAGAGGCCCCTGGTGGCCCCGGGGCAGTCATCAGCACAAGGTGGGTGACCAGGGTCAAAGGCCAGACTGGCGCTCACCTGCTGTCTGACCTTGGCCTAGTGACCTCCCCTGGGGTCCGTCACAGGTGAGACGGGAGGCAGCTGCCCCCAACTCGTGAAAGGACTCAAGGGGGCTGCAGAGCCCACCATTCCCCGTCAGCCACAGCCTCCAACTCAGCAGAGCTACAGACGGCCGGAGCCACCACGGCGGAGGAGCCAGGCCGGACTCCGGGGCGTCCTCACCCGTGTGCAGGGGAACCCCAGGCCTGCCGCCTCGGAGCCTCACTTTCCCatcagagaaagggaagaaacccAGGACCCCCGCAGCCGTGCCTCCCTGCTGGACTGCTGCCTGGCGGAGGCAGGAGAGTATTTCAGGAGAGGTGGCCCCAATCCAGGGAGCAgcgggtggtgggggtgggaggagattCCTAGAGAACCGGTCCAGGCCACCTGGACGAACACCTCACAGCCAGGACTGCCTGCCAGGCCCtcccccacccagcctcccacctTCCCAGCTCCCCGCTGGGCTGCCCTGGTGCAGAGGGCAGCCCACAGTCCCGGGCAGTGCAGGCGGTCCTGGCCCCACCGCTCTAGGTCTGGCTACGGGACTCGAGTCAGCAGGCCTTGGCAGGAGGCGGCTGGAACCATCTAGAAAGTTCAGGTTTGCTCTGGCTGCCTAGCTGGCCCCATGCACTGACCCTGTATCCGCTCACGCCTGGCCACAGGAGGGAAAAGATGTCTGTCAGGTCCCCTCTCCTGCCCAGCCGGACACCGATGGTGCCAGGCCTGCTGCCCTAGGGAAAAACTGGACATGGGTGCAGGGGTGGTTGGTGGCCCGGGACGCTGGCTGCACAGGCTTGGGAATCCTTCCCAgtctctccctgcccctcccaccctgGAGCACCAcgcgtgtgtacacacacacacacacacacacacacacactctcctctCTCCAGTCCTGCCTTCCCTACTGGGCAACAGGCCCCTGCCCAAGGAAGCCCGGCAAAGCCATTACATAACCCAGCCTGCGGGGTGGGGCGGGCCGGCTGACATCACTGCGTCCCCTGGGCCAGGTCCTGAGGGGCCCCTGCCCAGCACCTGCCCTCTCCTTCCCCCCCAAGATTCGCTCATCTGAGACCAGCACTCAGCAGCAGTCACCACCCACCCAGGCTGCGCAGAAACTTCCCGCTCCGACAGGAAACGGCCCTCGGGCCTGGGGTGCCTGGGAGTGCAGGGCTGAGGGGaacgtcccctcccctcccccacggCACAGGCCACCGGGAGGGGGTGCACCTGACCCGCCCGGCCTGGGGAATCTGAAGGAAGGTCCCCAGAAGCCACAAGGAGGTAGCGGTAGGAAAGGGACCGTGGCCCGCTGTCCCCTCCCCACCGGGGCACAACCAGCTGGACCTTGCAGGAGACATCCCCCCCCCAACGCAGCGACTGGGACAGGACCGCGGCCCGCTGAACCCCCAAAACACACGCAGCGGGGGCCTGCACGGGACACAGCCTGACGCCCTGAGGGGCAGGGAGCGCCCGCCGCCAGCCTCACTTGGGGGTCCTGGAGGAAACACCCCGCGGCCACGGCTGGGGAGTGGACTGCGGCCTGCTGACCGCCCCCATCCTCGCACGCCGACCCCGCGGGGCGCACGGCCGGCAGGGGCAGCCCCGGGTGCAGGGCGGGGGCTGGGCACGAGCCCTGGGAGCCGGTCCTAGGGGTGAGCGCCgcgcccccccccgccccgccagcCATTCTGGGGGTCCGGCCCGGAGCGTCCCCAAAGCGACCCCGGGCCTCACCTTGAACGGACGGTGGAAGCCCTGAACTTCGGCTGGTTTCTTCTGCACCATCTTCTGCCCGGGCCCCGCCAGCGGGGTGGGGGACCGAGGGCCCGGGGGGCGGCCCGAGGGCGGGCGGCCGGGCGGGGGGCGGCCGAGGAGGGGACCCTGCGGGCGGGAGCAGACAAAGGGAGGGCGGTGAGCGGGGCCCGGCCTGCCGGGAGCGCGGACCGGGCGGGGGCGGCGAGGGCTCCGCGGGGCCCGTTCCCGCTACTGGGTCGGAGTTCCCAGGGCCGCCCTGGGGTTCTCACTCACCGGGGTCGGGCTCGGGCCGGGGCCGCagtgccgccgccgccgccgaccCACGTCGGGCAGCCCGGACCCCGCTCCGCGGACCGCGCGGGGAAcagcgccgccgccgccaccaccgCCAGAGCGGACTCCTCCGCCTGGGCCGCCGCCGCCGAGAGGAGCCGGGCgcgtcgccgccgccgccactTTTATAGGCCCCGACTTGCCCTGGCCCCGCCCCCGGCGCAGGCTCCGCCCTGCCTCACCCCCTTCGCGCGACGTGGGCGGGGCCTGGAGGGAGCGCTTGCGCTCTCCGGGAGCGCAGTGCGGCTGCGCGCTCCGGCTGCGGGGCGGGTCCGAAACGGCTAGCGCACGCATGCGCAGTGCGGGCACGGGGGGTCTCGGTGCGGAACCCAGGCGGCGTCCCTGAGCGCGGCTCGGGGCTCACCTGCCTTGTGCTGCCTGAGGCTCGCGGGATTCGGGGGACCTGTGGGGCACTGAGCCGGGTTCTGCCGGCTGGCCCTACACAGGGCAGCCCCACCGGCTTGCCGCCCCGGGCCTGGCGTACCCCGACTCCCTTGGGTCATGCCCTGGCTCTGGAACCCTCCATGGCTCCCTCCTGCAATTCCCCGACGCCGgccccagctctgccctcccGCACCCCCGGCACGTTTCAAGTCCCAGCCACCCCCTCATAGCGCCGGGGGTCCGGCCACCGCCACCTACTCCCTTCCCCTGGGCCGCCCCTGCCTGGGGAGCAGTGACTCCCCGAGTTCGCTTTGTGATTGACAGGACCCAGAGTAGGGGGTG encodes:
- the MKNK2 gene encoding MAP kinase-interacting serine/threonine-protein kinase 2 isoform X1; its protein translation is MVQKKPAEVQGFHRPFKGQNPFELAFSLDQAHHGDSDFALQCSARPGEGPEGEEGTGQPPSPPWQWPTSAGGWGLASQGPVLSPLGVPPGTDMPASQPIDIPDAKKRGKKKKRGRATDSFSGRFEDVYQLQEDVLGEGAHARVQTCINLITSQEYAVKIIEKQPGHIRSRVFREVEMLYQCQGHRNVLELIEFFEEEDRFYLVFEKMRGGSILSHIHKRRHFNELEASVVVQDVASALDFLHNKGIAHRDLKPENILCEHPNQVSPVKICDFDLGSGIKLNGDCSPISTPELLTPCGSAEYMAPEVVEAFSEEASIYDKRCDLWSLGVILYILLSGYPPFVGRCGSDCGWDRGEACPACQNMLFESIQEGKYEFPDKDWAHISCAAKDLISKLLVRDAKQRLSAAQVLQHPWVQGEQLCQRPHVLRSRGHCHEPAAGPARRGPGGGGGCGAGPARPRPSYLTLPAAVPALRVQAGPAEAKGQPILGPRGVGGRPRLTLRLPSVHRSHVSRSNRKVF
- the MKNK2 gene encoding MAP kinase-interacting serine/threonine-protein kinase 2 isoform X3, whose product is MVQKKPAEVQGFHRPFKGQNPFELAFSLDQAHHGDSDFALQCSARPDMPASQPIDIPDAKKRGKKKKRGRATDSFSGRFEDVYQLQEDVLGEGAHARVQTCINLITSQEYAVKIIEKQPGHIRSRVFREVEMLYQCQGHRNVLELIEFFEEEDRFYLVFEKMRGGSILSHIHKRRHFNELEASVVVQDVASALDFLHNKGIAHRDLKPENILCEHPNQVSPVKICDFDLGSGIKLNGDCSPISTPELLTPCGSAEYMAPEVVEAFSEEASIYDKRCDLWSLGVILYILLSGYPPFVGRCGSDCGWDRGEACPACQNMLFESIQEGKYEFPDKDWAHISCAAKDLISKLLVRDAKQRLSAAQVLQHPWVQGEQLCQRPHVLRSRGHCHEPAAGPARRGPGGGGGCGAGPARPRPSYLTLPAAVPALRVQAGPAEAKGQPILGPRGVGGRPRLTLRLPSVHRSHVSRSNRKVF
- the MKNK2 gene encoding MAP kinase-interacting serine/threonine-protein kinase 2 isoform X2, coding for MVQKKPAEVQGFHRPFKGQNPFELAFSLDQAHHGDSDFALQCSARPGEGPEGEEGTGQPPSPPWQWPTSAGGWGLASQGPVLSPLGVPPGTDMPASQPIDIPDAKKRGKKKKRGRATDSFSGRFEDVYQLQEDVLGEGAHARVQTCINLITSQEYAVKIIEKQPGHIRSRVFREVEMLYQCQGHRNVLELIEFFEEEDRFYLVFEKMRGGSILSHIHKRRHFNELEASVVVQDVASALDFLHNKGIAHRDLKPENILCEHPNQVSPVKICDFDLGSGIKLNGDCSPISTPELLTPCGSAEYMAPEVVEAFSEEASIYDKRCDLWSLGVILYILLSGYPPFVGRCGSDCGWDRGEACPACQNMLFESIQEGKYEFPDKDWAHISCAAKDLISKLLVRDAKQRLSAAQVLQHPWVQGCAPENTLPTPMVLQRNSCAKDLTSFAAEAIAMNRQLAQRDEDLAEEEAAGQGQPVLVRATSRCLQLSPPSESKLAQRRQRASLSSAPVVLVGDRA
- the MKNK2 gene encoding MAP kinase-interacting serine/threonine-protein kinase 2 isoform X4, producing MVQKKPAEVQGFHRPFKGQNPFELAFSLDQAHHGDSDFALQCSARPDMPASQPIDIPDAKKRGKKKKRGRATDSFSGRFEDVYQLQEDVLGEGAHARVQTCINLITSQEYAVKIIEKQPGHIRSRVFREVEMLYQCQGHRNVLELIEFFEEEDRFYLVFEKMRGGSILSHIHKRRHFNELEASVVVQDVASALDFLHNKGIAHRDLKPENILCEHPNQVSPVKICDFDLGSGIKLNGDCSPISTPELLTPCGSAEYMAPEVVEAFSEEASIYDKRCDLWSLGVILYILLSGYPPFVGRCGSDCGWDRGEACPACQNMLFESIQEGKYEFPDKDWAHISCAAKDLISKLLVRDAKQRLSAAQVLQHPWVQGCAPENTLPTPMVLQRNSCAKDLTSFAAEAIAMNRQLAQRDEDLAEEEAAGQGQPVLVRATSRCLQLSPPSESKLAQRRQRASLSSAPVVLVGDRA